The following proteins are co-located in the Glycine soja cultivar W05 unplaced genomic scaffold, ASM419377v2 tig00010037_1_pilon, whole genome shotgun sequence genome:
- the LOC114404228 gene encoding auxin-induced protein 10A5 has product MGFRIAGIVRRTSFYTTQAASKRVDVPKGYAAVYVGDKMRRFTIPVSYLNEPSFQELLSQAEEEFGYDHPMGGLTIPCKEEEFLNVTAHLNEL; this is encoded by the coding sequence ATGGGTTTTCGCATAGCAGGTATTGTTAGGCGGACTTCGTTTTATACAACCCAAGCAGCCTCCAAGAGGGTGGACGTACCAAAAGGCTATGCTGCAGTCTATGTTGGAGATAAGATGAGACGGTTCACAATTCCAGTATCATACTTGAACGAACCTTCATTTCAAGAATTACTCAGTCAAGCAGAAGAAGAATTCGGATACGATCATCCAATGGGTGGTCTAACAATACCATGCAAGGAAGAGGAGTTCCTAAACGTTACCGCTCACTTGAATGAGCTGTAA
- the LOC114404227 gene encoding auxin-induced protein 6B produces MGFRLPGIRKASFSANQASSKAVDVEKGYLAVYVGEKMRRFVIPVSYLNKPSFQDLLSQAEEEFGYHHPNGGLTIPCSEDVFQHITSFLN; encoded by the coding sequence ATGGGTTTTCGTTTGCCTGGTATCAGAAAGGCATCATTTTCTGCAAACCAAGCATCTTCGAAAGCCGTGGATGTGGAAAAGGGCTACCTTGCAGTCTATGTCGGAGAGAAAATGAGGCGGTTTGTGATCCCCGTATCTTACTTGAACAAACCCTCATTCCAGGACTTGTTAAGTCAGGCTGAGGAAGAGTTTGGATATCATCATCCCAACGGTGGCCTCACAATTCCTTGCAGTGAAGATGTCTTCCAACATATAACTTCTTTCTTGAATTAa
- the LOC114404231 gene encoding auxin-induced protein X10A, which translates to MGFRLPGIRKTSIAANQASSKSVEVPKGYLVVYVGDKMRRFLIPVSYLNQPSFQDLLNQAEEEFGYDHPMGGLTIPCKEDEFLTVTSHLNDL; encoded by the coding sequence ATGGGTTTTCGCTTACCTGGCATCAGGAAGACATCAATTGCTGCAAACCAAGCATCTTCCAAATCTGTGGAGGTGCCAAAGGGCTACCTTGTAGTCTATGTTGGAGACAAAATGAGGCGGTTTCTTATCCCCGTATCATACTTGAACCAACCATCCTTTCAAGATTTGTTGAATCAAGCTGAGGAAGAATTCGGGTATGACCATCCAATGGGCGGTCTCACAATACCATGCAAGGAGGATGAGTTCCTAACCGTCACCTCTCACTTGAATGACCTGTAA